The proteins below are encoded in one region of Hordeum vulgare subsp. vulgare chromosome 3H, MorexV3_pseudomolecules_assembly, whole genome shotgun sequence:
- the LOC123441248 gene encoding 2-oxoglutarate-Fe(II) type oxidoreductase hxnY-like produces the protein MVSNVSAALPVIDLSSPDIGAATNSIRQALVDYGFFYVINHGIDDALMRSVYAESNSFFKQPMEEKMALHKNTSHRGYIPPDFEGFEADAGGKGDLLECFHIGSGVDGESKNDVNQWPPAERFPSWKETMKSYYQRAMETSKMILSLIAMSLDLDAEFFKPHASETILRPIHYSGRAIESKHGSDHGANAHTDYGMLTLLSTDGTPGLQICRDKDGLPQLWEDVPHIEGALVVNIGDLLERWTNNIYRSTLHRVLMVGKERYSVAFFVWPSHDMTVTCIESCCSEANPPRYPPIRSDEYLEQRLTSTYQYK, from the exons ATGGTCTCCAACGTGAGCGCAGCCCTCCCCGTGATTGATCTCTCGTCCCCGGACATCGGGGCCGCCACCAATTCCATCCGGCAG GCGCTGGTGGATTACGGCTTCTTCTACGTGATCAACCACGGGATCGACGACGCCCTGATGAGGAGCGTCTACGCGGAGAGCAACAGCTTCTTCAAGCAGCCAATGGAGGAGAAGATGGCGCTGCACAAGAACACCAGCCACAGAGGTTACATTCCGCCCGATTTTGAAGGCTTCGAGGCTGACGCTGGTGGCAAGG GGGACCTATTGGAGTGTTTCCACATTGGGTCTGGAGTAGACGGCGAATCCAAGAATGATGTCAATCAATGGCCTCCTGCAG AACGCTTTCCATCTTGGAAGGAGACAATGAAGTCGTACTATCAACGTGCAAT GGAAACTAGCAAAATGATATTGTCCCTAATTGCTATGAGTTTGGACCTTGACGCTGAATTCTTCAAGCCACATGCCTCTGAAACAATTCTTCGACCAATTCATTACTCAG GTCGGGCAATTGAATCGAAACATGGAAGTGATCATGGTGCAAACGCTCATACGGATTATGGAATGTTAACTCTTCTTTCAACAGATGGCACCCCTGGCCTGCAG ATATGCAGGGACAAAGATGGCCTTCCCCAGCTCTGGGAAGATGTTCCTCACATTGAAGG GGCACTTGTTGTGAACATTGGTGATTTGCTAGAAAGGTGGACAAACAATATTTATAG GTCTACCCTGCATCGTGTTTTGATGGTTGGGAAAGAGCGGTATTCA GTGGCTTTCTTTGTTTGGCCAAGCCATGATATGACGGTTACATGCATAGAAAGTTGTTGCAGCGAGGCAAATCCACCAAG ATACCCGCCTATTAGGAGTGACGAATACTTGGAACAGAGGTTAACTTCCACATACCAATACAAATAG